The genomic interval CGCAAATGTTCTGCGTTTGATGAAATATTTAACGAAAGGATTAGCCCGCAATGGGAACGGGATTAGCTCTGTGTGAGTTAAACAAACGGAAATCAGGGAATCCTCCCCTTTGTTTCCCGTATTTACGATTTTCCATGGTGGTCAATAAACCGCAAGAATGATGCCTTCAAGGCCCGACGGCAGTTCAACAAACCCGGCTTCGAAATTGTTCATCAGCCGGGAACCCAGCGGCGACTCCGGCGTTACAACCGTCACCGTCCGACCGGCGGCCTTAACTTCCGTACCTCCACCGCAGTTCAGCAGCATGAAAGTATCTGTTTCTCCGTCGAGCTCCACATCGACCATAGCTCCGACATCAATTTCCTGCCCCGTGAAATCCTCAATCTCCATGGATTTCAGTTCATCAATCCAGTGCTGAAGCTCCAGTGCATGAGCGGCATAACCCCGCGCCAGATGAGCCGCCTCGAATCCGGTGGTATCGCGCTGTTTTTCGGCATGGGCGGCACTGAAAGCCGATGCGGCATTCGACTGCACGTTCGCACGCGCCTGCCGCTCGAGTTCTTTTTCCAGGGCCTGAATTACCGCCGCTATAACCGTCTCTTTCATGGCGCGCATTTATAGCCGCAAATTTCCGGCCATTGGAAGTTTGATTCATGATAATCCTGAAGTCATGATGCATACTTTTACGGAGGAAGCATTTATGGCTGATAAAATGACCTGGGAAAAACTGCTGAGCGGCAACCGCCTGATGGACAACCGCAAGATTGACCGCGGCGGCACACGCACCGGTTTTCACCGCGACTACGACCGCATTGCTTTCAGTCATCCGTTCCGACGGATGAGTGATAAAACGCAGGTGCATCCCCTTTCACCGAACGATCATATTCATTCCCGGCTGACACACAGTCTGGAAGTTTCCATAGTCGGGCGCAGTCTGGGCATGTCCGTCGGCGAACACCTGAATCTTCCTGAAGGCATCAACCCGACTCACGTCGGCCAGATTCTTCAGGCGGCCTGCCTGATGCACGATCTCGGAAATCCCCCGTTTGGCCATGCCGGTGAAGATGCCATTCAGCTCTGGTTTTCCGATCCGAAAAACGCACACCACCTTGAAGGACTGACTCCGGAACAGATCAGCGATTTTCAATCGTTCGAGGGTAACGCCCAGGCTTTCCGGATTGTGACCAATCTGGAAAACAACCCCGGCAATGGCGGAATGCAGCTGACGTGCGCCACACTCGGGGCATTGATGAAATATCCGTGGACCAGTGATAAAATTCGGGGAAAGAAAAAATTCGGGGCCTTTCAGGCGGAAAAACATCTGATGGAAATGGTGGCCAAAGAGACCGGTATGATCAAAGAAGAGGACGGCCGCTATAAACGCCATCCGCTGGCCTATCTTGCCGAAGCCGCCGATGACATCTGCTACCGGATCATCGATCTCGAAGACGCCGAAGAAATCGGCGTGGTATCGTACTCCAAAGTCAAAAGTCTGCTGAGTGATATATGCGGAAGGAAAGCCGACTCCAAATTCAGCAAGCGCAAACAGATTTCCTCGCTTCGCTCGGCCTCCATCAACAAAGCGGTAAATGCGGTATCCGCAGCATTTCTTGAACATGAAGAGCAGTTTCTTTCCGGAAAAATCCCCTACGATGTTGAACTGATCAGCCTGTGCCCGCCGGATCTGAAAGAAGCGCTCGACCGCGCCAAGCGGTACGCCAAAAAGCATATCTACACCGATCCTCGGAAAATGGGGCTGCAGCTCGGCGGATATAAACACATCGGCAACATGCTGGAGCTGTTCTGCACGGCGGCCCGTCAGCGAATCGACCATAAAGACATTTCCTACCATTGCGAACAGGTCATTACGCTGCTCAAATCCGATGCTCCGAAATACGGCGATGAGCTGTACCCTTCTCTGCTGAAACTCACCGATTTTATTTCCGGCATGACCGACCACTATGCCTCGCGCCTGGCCCGGCAGCTGAGCGGCATGGGATAAATCACTTAAAAATCGAATCAATCCCCATAGCCGATTCGGAAGCGAATTCCGGCACCGCCTTTCTGCTGAACCGTTTCAGAAGCGGGTACAGCATAGAAAGTATATTCAGCGTTACCACGCGGTCGAACAGCCGATAGCCATGCTCACCGCGGAACATCATTTTCAGCATCAGATGCAGATGAGCACGCCGCAGTTTAAATTTTGAGGTGTCCAGCATAAGAACATACCGCGGCTCTTTATACTTCATTTCATATTCGGTTTTCATTTTCTGCAGCCGCGCCACCAGCTCATCGGTGAAATCAAGAAAATAGTATTCCCGAACCGTGGCCATGATGCTGAAGGTATCGTACTGAAACTCGAGATCTTCAACCGGCAGCCCCAGCGGTCCGGCCAGCTCCTGCATACGCCTGATTTTTTTCAGCGCCCGGAACCCCTGCTTCACGGCCCGTTTGCCGTCGCTCACATAGCAGCGCATAAATTTACGCATAAAGTGATTGGCCACAATATGGCGCCAGTAGACATTCACCAGCGGCGGAACCCGCAGACGACGGAAATAAATATTACGCGATGCAAAATCCTCGGTATAGAGCAGTTCCTTGATGACTTCATCGGAAAGCCGGAGTAATTCCTGCAGCGGCCGCCAATGGGGATCGGAATAATTCCGTCGGTAATATTCCTGAATCACCTGATCCGTCGTAACCGTCTGATCCCGGAATAGCTGCACCGTCACAAAGGTATTGATTTCGTTCCACACAGCATGCTCATCCAGATAGGTCAGGCGGCGGAAACCGCTCCATCCTCCGGTCTGGCACCAGACCGAAATTCCGGCAATATTCTGGCCGATCAGTTTATCCCGGATGTCTTCGTAATCCCAGCCGATGAACGAGGGATATTCACCGAAACCCTCATATTCACGCCGCGC from Verrucomicrobia bacterium S94 carries:
- a CDS encoding deoxyguanosinetriphosphate triphosphohydrolase, with the translated sequence MARIYSRKFPAIGSLIHDNPEVMMHTFTEEAFMADKMTWEKLLSGNRLMDNRKIDRGGTRTGFHRDYDRIAFSHPFRRMSDKTQVHPLSPNDHIHSRLTHSLEVSIVGRSLGMSVGEHLNLPEGINPTHVGQILQAACLMHDLGNPPFGHAGEDAIQLWFSDPKNAHHLEGLTPEQISDFQSFEGNAQAFRIVTNLENNPGNGGMQLTCATLGALMKYPWTSDKIRGKKKFGAFQAEKHLMEMVAKETGMIKEEDGRYKRHPLAYLAEAADDICYRIIDLEDAEEIGVVSYSKVKSLLSDICGRKADSKFSKRKQISSLRSASINKAVNAVSAAFLEHEEQFLSGKIPYDVELISLCPPDLKEALDRAKRYAKKHIYTDPRKMGLQLGGYKHIGNMLELFCTAARQRIDHKDISYHCEQVITLLKSDAPKYGDELYPSLLKLTDFISGMTDHYASRLARQLSGMG